GCCGGCGATGTCGATCGTCAGGCCGACCAGCTCCAGCACGCCGTAGTCGGCGGGGGTGAGGAACCGCGTGTAGATCGGGAGCATGACGAAGCTGACGGCGCGCCCGAGGAACACGCCGCCGGCGTAGATGAAGGAGTGCTTCGCCGTCTTGCGCAGGTCCGACATCCGACTCGCGTCCGCCTCGTCGCCCGCCGCCCCGTCCGCGGGGCGGGAAACTCGTTCCGCGGCGTTCTCCGCCGACCGGCCGCGCGGCGGCCGCCGCGCGCGCCGCCGCGGCGCCGCGCTACAAAGGAAGCGTCCTCGCCACGTAGGGGCCGATGATCCGCGTGGCCGCGAGCGGCAGGCGCCGCCAAGCCGCCTTCACGAGCCTCGCCCCCGCGCCCTCCCCGCCGTCCGGAACGCGCGCCCCCGCACCGAGGACGTAGTACCACGGCAGCGGCTCGGAAACGGCGCCCCACTGCAGCTTGAACCGATGCGTCCCGCCGCCGGCGGTCGAACGGCCGAAGTCGAAGACGGCGCAGCCGTCCTCGATCGCCCGCTCGAGCGCGCGCCAGTAGAGCAGCATGTTCGGCGACGCGCCGTCGAAGCGCCGATCGGACGCCGCCCAGATCATCTCGGCGACGCCGCGGCGCCGATGGAGCCATCCGGCGGCGACGGCGTCGCCGCCGCGGCGCACGACGACGAGCGACGTCTCGTCCGGAAACGTCGCGGCGAGCCGCCTGAAGAACGCCTCGCGGTAGATCGGCGAGCCGTGCTCGCGCCACTTGCGCGCCAGCAGGCGATGGAACTCCGGCACCAGTTCGGCGCCGCCGACCGACGCCGTCATCCCTTCCTTCGTCGGCCGCTTCACTTGGGACCGCAGCTTGGCGCCGAGCCGGCCCCAGAGTTCGTCGGCCGCGGCGGGAAGCGGCAGCCGCGCGCGGATCTTGGCCGACGACGCCGGCAGCGGCAGCGGCGCCTCGGGCGGCTGGCGCAGCTCCGCGAAGCGCGCTCCCTCCGCGCGCAGCGCGTCCGCGGCGGCCGCGAGCAGCGCGTCGCGCGCCTCGTCGTCGGCGGCGGCGAGGCCGGCGTAGTTGACGAAGGGGAGCGAGAGCAGGCGGCGGCCGAGCAGCGGGTTGGACTGCGCGATCAGCGGCAGCACGCCGACGACCTCGCCGCCCGCGAACGCCGCGAGCGGGCGCCACGGAAGCCGGAACTCGGTGGCCAGCAGGTTCCCCCACGCCCAACGCTGGTAGCTCGTCGTCTCCGCGCGGGACGCCACGAAACGGTCCCACGAGGCCGCGTCGGTCTCCGCGGCGCGCCGGACGACCACGCTCATCGGCGCCGTCGCCGCGCCAGGACTTCGTCGTAGAGCCGCGCGATCTCCTCGACGTTCCGTTCGACGCTGAAGGCCGCGACCCGCGCCCGCGCCCGTTCGCCCGCCGCGTTCCGCAGCGCGGCGTCGGCGCGCAGCCGCTCGAGCAGCGCCGCGAGATCGGCCGGCGCGGCGGGATCGAAGAGGAACCCGCTGCCGTCTTCCACGACCTCGGCCGGTCCGCCCAGGCGCGAGGCGACG
This window of the bacterium genome carries:
- a CDS encoding FemAB family PEP-CTERM system-associated protein — translated: MSVVVRRAAETDAASWDRFVASRAETTSYQRWAWGNLLATEFRLPWRPLAAFAGGEVVGVLPLIAQSNPLLGRRLLSLPFVNYAGLAAADDEARDALLAAAADALRAEGARFAELRQPPEAPLPLPASSAKIRARLPLPAAADELWGRLGAKLRSQVKRPTKEGMTASVGGAELVPEFHRLLARKWREHGSPIYREAFFRRLAATFPDETSLVVVRRGGDAVAAGWLHRRRGVAEMIWAASDRRFDGASPNMLLYWRALERAIEDGCAVFDFGRSTAGGGTHRFKLQWGAVSEPLPWYYVLGAGARVPDGGEGAGARLVKAAWRRLPLAATRIIGPYVARTLPL